The Trichocoleus sp. FACHB-46 genome has a segment encoding these proteins:
- a CDS encoding F0F1 ATP synthase subunit gamma produces MANLKVIRDRIQSVKNTKKITEAMRLVAAAKVRRAQEQVIATRPFADRLAQVLYGLQTRLRFEDVDLPLLRKREVRTVGLLVISGDRGLCGAYNSNVIRRAENRAKELKAEGLDYKFIMVGRKSSQYFQRRDQPISASYTGLEQVPTAQEASEIADEILSLFLSETVDRIELVYTRFVSLISSRPVIQTLLPLDPQGLETPDDEIFRLTSRGGQFQVERSRVSAEARALPRDMIFEQDPVQILDALLPLYLNNQLLRALQESAASELAARMTAMNNASENASELISGLTLSYNKARQAAITQEILEVVGGAEALG; encoded by the coding sequence ATGGCAAATCTCAAAGTCATTCGCGATCGCATTCAGTCGGTCAAAAATACCAAAAAAATCACGGAAGCAATGCGCCTTGTGGCTGCTGCTAAAGTGCGTCGAGCTCAAGAGCAGGTAATCGCAACCCGTCCCTTTGCTGATCGCTTGGCACAGGTGCTGTACGGTTTGCAAACTCGCCTACGGTTTGAAGATGTAGACCTACCTCTGCTGAGAAAGCGCGAAGTCCGTACTGTGGGTCTGTTAGTGATTTCGGGCGATCGCGGTCTCTGTGGAGCTTATAACTCCAACGTAATCCGCCGAGCTGAAAATCGGGCCAAAGAGCTGAAAGCAGAAGGCCTAGATTACAAGTTCATCATGGTTGGCCGCAAATCCTCGCAGTACTTTCAGCGCCGGGACCAACCGATCAGCGCTAGCTACACAGGTTTAGAGCAAGTGCCCACGGCTCAAGAAGCCTCGGAAATTGCAGATGAAATCTTGTCGCTGTTTCTCTCAGAGACTGTCGATCGTATTGAGTTGGTTTACACCCGCTTTGTGTCTTTGATTAGCTCTCGGCCTGTGATTCAGACGCTGTTGCCTCTTGATCCTCAGGGTTTAGAGACACCCGATGATGAGATCTTCCGGTTGACCAGTCGCGGTGGACAGTTCCAAGTAGAACGCTCCAGAGTTAGCGCTGAAGCCAGAGCGCTGCCTCGCGACATGATCTTCGAGCAAGATCCAGTACAAATCTTGGATGCTCTCTTGCCTCTGTATCTGAACAATCAGTTACTACGGGCTTTGCAAGAGTCGGCGGCTAGTGAACTGGCAGCTCGAATGACGGCCATGAACAATGCTAGTGAAAACGCTAGTGAGTTGATTAGTGGTTTGACTTTGTC